A genomic window from Levilactobacillus yonginensis includes:
- the pknB gene encoding Stk1 family PASTA domain-containing Ser/Thr kinase, with product MRTGYTLNGRYRIIRALGEGGMANVYLAHDLILDRDVSVKLLRLDLRDDPGTIRRFQREALAATELVHSNIVQVYDVGEENGMQYLVMEYVEGTDLKAYIKDHFPIAYQEVIQIMEQILSAVKMAHEHNIIHRDLKPQNILIDRNRVAKITDFGIAVALSEHSLTQTNTVLGSVHYLSPEQARGGMATKQSDIYSLGIMLYEMLTGTVPFEGETAVSIALKHFQSEIPSVRDIDPRIPQALENVVLKATSKRPADRYTDVESMAEDLKTSLSPKRAGEVKFVPANDDDGETKVLPASALSSAPLPASAATESAPEESPAAVTKTQDDSASAKGKKKRKKSRHPRRRKFLLAGLVALLLILGVLIGMAIFKPQMTSVPSVLGQKEATARTELKTAHLTVGEVHKTASSKVKVNRVVRTEPRSGTQLKRQSAVDLWISTGPKRFKLGNYQGDSYASTAAKLEALGFTVHRESVHSSSVPAGKIIQQSIAAGKNVVPANSDMTFSVSTGSATVTLADLSNKTKAQAQKYATDHNLNLAFHYAYSTDVAKDRVIKQSPGEGAVVHEGDEVTLTISRGEQKADSTSTDKFSVNVKIPFDDSSDESEATEDSDTSSSSSSSASNLVQIYLKDQDHGLSSIYKQMTITADTTVTLPFTVAAGKSGAYKVVRDGHVIASDNHVTKN from the coding sequence ATGCGGACCGGTTATACGCTAAATGGCCGCTACCGTATCATCCGCGCTTTGGGCGAAGGCGGTATGGCCAACGTTTATTTAGCACATGATTTGATTCTTGACCGGGACGTCTCGGTCAAGTTGCTGCGTCTTGATTTGAGAGACGATCCGGGAACGATTCGGCGATTCCAGCGTGAAGCGTTGGCGGCTACCGAATTGGTTCATTCCAACATCGTGCAGGTCTACGACGTGGGTGAGGAGAACGGGATGCAGTACCTGGTCATGGAGTACGTCGAGGGAACCGACCTGAAGGCGTACATCAAAGACCATTTCCCAATTGCCTATCAAGAGGTCATCCAAATCATGGAGCAGATTCTGAGCGCCGTGAAGATGGCCCATGAACATAATATTATTCACCGGGACCTGAAACCCCAAAACATTTTGATTGATCGCAACCGGGTAGCTAAAATCACCGATTTTGGGATTGCGGTGGCGTTGTCGGAACACAGCTTGACACAGACCAATACCGTCTTGGGTTCCGTGCACTATCTTTCACCTGAACAGGCCCGGGGCGGGATGGCGACGAAACAGTCTGACATCTACTCCTTAGGAATTATGCTTTACGAAATGTTGACAGGGACGGTGCCCTTTGAAGGCGAGACGGCTGTTTCCATTGCCTTGAAGCACTTCCAGTCGGAAATTCCGTCCGTCAGAGATATTGATCCCCGAATCCCACAGGCTTTGGAAAATGTGGTCTTGAAGGCGACGTCTAAACGACCAGCGGACCGCTATACTGATGTTGAAAGTATGGCGGAAGATTTGAAAACGTCGTTGTCACCCAAACGGGCGGGCGAGGTTAAATTTGTACCAGCCAATGACGACGACGGTGAGACGAAAGTCTTGCCGGCGAGTGCGTTAAGCTCCGCACCGTTACCGGCTTCTGCGGCCACTGAGTCCGCACCAGAAGAGTCACCTGCGGCGGTCACTAAGACGCAGGACGACTCGGCGTCGGCTAAGGGTAAGAAGAAGCGGAAAAAGTCGCGGCACCCCCGTCGGCGCAAGTTCTTACTGGCTGGGTTGGTCGCGTTGTTACTGATTCTGGGTGTTCTAATTGGCATGGCCATCTTTAAGCCCCAAATGACCAGTGTGCCAAGTGTCCTTGGTCAGAAGGAGGCAACGGCTCGTACTGAGCTTAAAACGGCTCATTTAACCGTGGGTGAGGTTCACAAAACGGCTAGCAGTAAAGTTAAGGTCAACCGGGTCGTTCGGACGGAACCACGTTCAGGAACGCAGCTTAAACGGCAGTCGGCGGTCGATCTGTGGATCAGTACGGGTCCTAAGCGCTTCAAACTGGGTAATTATCAGGGTGATTCGTACGCGAGCACGGCGGCTAAGCTGGAGGCGTTGGGATTCACAGTTCACCGTGAATCCGTGCATTCCAGTAGCGTACCAGCTGGGAAAATTATCCAGCAAAGTATTGCGGCAGGCAAAAACGTGGTACCGGCGAACAGCGACATGACCTTTAGTGTGTCGACTGGATCGGCGACCGTCACGTTGGCCGATCTGTCGAACAAGACGAAGGCACAGGCTCAAAAGTATGCGACTGACCACAACTTGAACCTGGCCTTCCATTACGCCTATTCTACCGATGTTGCGAAGGACCGAGTCATCAAGCAGTCGCCTGGTGAGGGGGCTGTGGTTCACGAAGGTGATGAAGTCACGTTGACGATTTCCCGTGGTGAACAGAAGGCTGATAGCACGAGTACCGACAAGTTCAGCGTCAACGTCAAGATTCCATTTGATGATAGTTCAGATGAGAGCGAGGCAACTGAAGATTCGGATACCAGTAGCAGTAGTTCTTCATCGGCGTCCAATTTGGTTCAGATTTATTTGAAAGATCAGGATCACGGATTAAGTTCAATCTACAAACAGATGACGATCACAGCGGATACGACGGTGACCCTGCCATTTACGGTAGCGGCGGGCAAATCGGGCGCTTATAAGGTCGTTCGTGACGGCCACGTCATCGCTTCAGATAATCATGTCACGAAAAATTAG